The Plectropomus leopardus isolate mb chromosome 7, YSFRI_Pleo_2.0, whole genome shotgun sequence genome window below encodes:
- the LOC121946082 gene encoding uncharacterized protein LOC121946082 isoform X1: MSGFTHFLLNFCVLGYVFCSSGAWQVTIPSNIKALAGSCLVIPCTFDYYNYPPTRPERVVWYQYVSHGYPKVYDNWYPNDVIGIFYGRTHAFTSRYERKCSLQIYPVTLSHHRQRIYPWVDPEHIGKYTYAFYETTVKIEVVDRAEAPYISISGNMKVGQAVTVQCTVYHTCPTYPPTLSLNIPLRSHSLTQSSIRDGTSKTTLTNTLYIERDQQTVECLVRHKGGITARASKTLDAECSVSSLTIEHASGEFLEGQASKVNCTASYTCVKHIPTLTWNYESMSASTNTYKIGSAEWMTVSTLTFTASGTDHGRYLTCYAHFTGGQRQERSITLRVKRNMLSRGWSFTTPSSITGMRGSCIVIPCTFTYSVSQPAGLKVIWYLFQNKEYQAVAGDGLSIISRFNGRTSLIGHVEEGNCSLKIERLDMLHNQDRIYPWVDKHSISSFHSVSHIFNDKTSQLIVSDNAQEPQLSLIGVPRVGEESTVSCNVRHTCISAPPTLTLDGIPGRDDITDTPVSDGIWERRIERTWTAKEEDQSVRCTVSYSGGQKATSELKLNVECPFDNITMTERPGEETEGVATSVICSVSYKCKKNKPNIVWNYEDMKSSLKTKQSSSETFITVSNLTFIGSLGDHGKPLTCTAQFLNGETSDSETLHIKKYVSDPFESDTFHHLAADVPFRFNALTESCVVIPCSFPNHGEELVTRGIWSKKKGDIIYHNGQTYVVDHFKGRTKIVGDLNEGDCSLMIDDIKPFDNGPFCFYAEKGNDRVRYNNSCVFIVMKASPEKPVMTSVPTEVDAGSTITVSCSVTHTCSSHPPEFSWSFPSLTSEVTQTTTAQGIWEMTSTITFVAAGGDGVKNLTCTANFWRGKKRASTVQLTVKGSSSLPAAIAGSILVLTVIILAAVFGVLYYRRRRRSADSLRPPPRPEKRSLWDRLSRRNPEDRERPPRPKKRGSIWSRLSRRAEDGRVGWKSESENRKSFWSRFSRDHGNTADLSVGYVNNTTTVNCNTQTSKQRFPSPKHTRKPPSVRPEVRNPVDYHVYGNY; this comes from the exons ATGTCTGGATTTACACATTTTCTCCTGAACTTCTGTGTTCTCG GATATGTTTTCTGCAGTTCTGGGGCTTGGCAAGTAACGATACCAAGCAATATCAAAGCATTGGCGGGTTCCTGTCTTGTCATCCCTTGCACCTTTGACTACTATAACTATCCACCTACAAGACCAGAACGTGTGGTTTGGTACCAGTATGTGAGTCATGGATATCCTAAGGTGTATGACAACTGGTACCCAAATGATGTTATTGGCATATTTTATGGAAGAACCCATGCATTTACTTCAAGATATGAGAGGAAATGTAGTCTTCAGATCTACCCAGTAACGTTGTCTCACCACAGGCAGAGGATTTACCCCTGGGTAGATCCAGAGCATATTGGCAAATACACCTACGCTTTTTATGAAACAACTGTAAAAATTGAAGTTGTTG ACAGGGCCGAGGCACCGTATATTTCAATCTCTGGAAACATGAAAGTTGGACAAGCTGTGACAGTGCAATGCACTGTTTATCACACCTGTCCCACTTATCCACCGACTCTGAGTCTCAACATCCCGCTGCGAAGCCACAGTCTAACTCAAAGCTCCATTCGTGATGGTACATCCAAAACCACCTTGACCAACACATTGTACATTGAGAGAGACCAACAAACTGTGGAGTGCCTTGTCCGACACAAGGGTGGTATCACTGCAAGAGCGTCCAAAACCTTGGATGCAGAAT GCTCTGTTTCATCTTTGACTATCGAACATGCATCAGGGGAATTCCTTGAGGGACAAGCAAGCAAAGTAAACTGCACTGCGTCTTACACATGCGTAAAACATATACCAACTCTCACATGGAACTATGAAAGCATGTCAGCCTCCACTAATACCTACAAGATTGGAAGTGCTGAGTGGATGACTGTTTCCACACTGACATTCACAGCATCAGGTACTGACCATGGACGATATCTGACATGCTACGCACACTTCACTGGGGGACAGAGGCAGGAAAGAAGCATCACCCTACGGGTAAAGA GAAACATGCTCTCTCGCGGCTGGTCCTTCACAACCCCCAGCAGCATCACAGGCATGAGAGGCTCATGCATCGTCATTCCTTGCACTTTCACCTACAGTGTCTCCCAGCCTGCTGGACTTAAAGTTATATGGTACTTGTTCCAAAACAAAGAATATCAAGCTGTAGCTGGCGATGGATTAAGTATTATCAGTAGGTTTAACGGGAGAACCAGCTTGATCGGACATGTGGAGGAGGGGAATTGTAGCCTAAAGATCGAAAGGCTGGACATGTTGCACAACCAGGACAGAATTTACCCGTGGGTAGACAAGCACTCTATCTCCTCCTTCCACAGCGTGAGTCACATATTTAATGACAAAACTTCTCAACTTATTGTTTCAG ACAATGCACAGGAGCCGCAGCTGAGTCTCATCGGTGTCCCCAGGGTGGGAGAGGAGAGCACCGTGTCCTGCAATGTGCGCCATACATGCATCTCTGCTCCCCCCACCCTGACTCTAGATGGTATACCTGGAAGAGACGACATTACAGACACTCCAGTATCTGATGGGATTTGGGAAAGGAGAATAGAGCGAACTTGGACTGCCAAAGAGGAAGACCAGAGCGTGAGATGTACTGTTAGCTACAGCGGTGGTCAGAAAGCCACAAGTGAGCTTAAGCTGAATGTTGAAT GTCCATTTGACAACATCACAATGACTGAGCGCCCAGGCGAGGAAACAGAGGGCGTGGCAACGAGTGTCATTTGTTCTGTTTCCTACaagtgcaagaaaaataaaccaaacatcGTGTGGAACTATGAAGACATGAAGAGTTCGTTAAAAACCAAACAGAGCTCGAGCGAGACCTTTATCACAGTGTCAAATCTCACCTTTATTGGCTCTCTTGGCGATCACGGTAAACCTTTGACCTGCACTGCACAGTTCCTCAATGGGGAGACCTCAGACTCTGAAACCCTTCATATAAAAA aatatgtGAGCGATCCGTTTGAAAGTGACA CATTCCACCATCTGGCTGCTGACGTCCCTTTCAGATTCAACGCTCTGACCGAATCATGTGTGGTGATTCCTTGCAGCTTCCCGAACCACGGGGAGGAGCTTGTCACACGTGGCATCTGgtccaaaaaaaagggggataTAATCTACCATAATGGCCAGACCTATGTGGTTGACCATTTCAAGGGCCGAACCAAAATTGTAGGAGATCTGAATGAGGGAGACTGCTCACTGATGATCGATGACATCAAGCCCTTTGACAATGGGCCCTTCTGTTTCTACGCAGAGAAAGGAAATGATAGAGTCAGATACAACAACAGCTGCGTATTTATAGTTATGAAAG CGTCCCCAGAGAAACCAGTGATGACCTCAGTTCCAACAGAAGTTGATGCTGGATCAACGATTACTGTCTCGTGTTCTGTGACACACACGTGTTCATCACATCCTCCAGAGTTCTCATGGAGTTTCCCAAGCCTCACCAGCGAGGTCACACAGACCACAACAGCACAGGGCATCTGGGAGATGACCTCCACAATCACGTTCGTGGCTGCTGGGGGAGATGGGGTCAAAAACCTGACCTGTACTGCCAACTTCTGGCGTGGCAAGAAACGAGCCAGCACAGTCCAGCTGACAGTGAAGG GATCAAGCTCTCTTCCAGCAGCCATTGCAGGGTCAATTCTAGTCCTGACTGTAATCATCCTGGCTGCAGTGTTTGGAGTGCTCTACTACAGGAGAAG GAGGCGTTCTGCTGACTCGCTGAGACCACCACCTCGACCAGAGAAAAG ATCACTATGGGATAGATTATCCAG GAGAAACCCAGAGGACAGGGAGAGACCTCCAAGGCCTAAAAAACG GGGATCCATTTGGAGCCGACTTTCCCG cagagcagaggatgGCCGTGTCGGATGGAagagtgaaagtgaaaacag GAAGTCATTCTGGAGCAGATTTTCAAG AGACCACGGCAACACTG